A stretch of DNA from Synergistaceae bacterium DZ-S4:
GCATCTCTGCGGACATGGACTACATGGGACGAAGCATGAAGAGTCAGATGAAAGCTGCCGGCAACACTGCCAAGTTTGCCTGTATCATCGGACGAGAGGAGCTCGACAAAAAGCTTATCACACTGAAGGATCTCAAAGAGGGAACTCAGGAAGAACTCAGCCTTGAGACGATGATCAATAAGCTCAGATGAAATAAAAGAGACTGGACCCCTTTTTTACCGAGAAGGGGTCTCTGCTTCTGAAATTATTTTGCGCCACGACATTTTTCAGACCATTTTTGAAAGAGGGAAAACTTATGGAAAGATATTATGACTCATCCTGGCAGAGGACCATGTTCTGCGGGCAGGCGAGGCTGGAAGATTCAGGCAGAGGGGTCATCCTTAACGGATGGCTGCGCTGCCGCCGTGACCTTGGCGGTATCATTTTTATAGAACTTTGGGACAAGACCGGAGTCACACAGGTCGTCTTTAACCCGGAACTCAACGCGGAGGCCCACAAGAGGGCATCTTCACTGAGAAACGAATATGTCCTTGCAGTTAAGGGAACAGTCCGAAAACGCCCCGAAGGCACAGAAAACCCTGAGCTGGCGACAGGTTCGGTAGAACTTCTGGTGGATGATTTCATAATATTGGCACCTTCAAAACTTATACCGTTCGAAATGGACAACGCAGACTCAGTGAACGAAGACCTCCGGCTCAAATACCGCTACCTTGACCTGAGGCGCGAGACCATGCAGAAAAACCTGATGACCAGGCACAGGGTCACCAGATACACCCGAAACTACTTCGGGGACAACGGGTTCATGGAGATAGAGACTCCAATGCTTACAAAGTCCACCCCTGAAGGGGCGAGGGACTATCTGGTGCCCAGCCGTGTCAACCCCGGAAAATTTTACGCTCTGCCGCAGTCTCCGCAGCTTTTCAAGCAGCTGCTTATGGTAAGCGGCTGCGACAGGTACATGCAGATAGTCAAGTGCTTCAGGGATGAGGACCTGAGGGCCGACAGACAGCCCGAATTCACGCAGATCGACGTTGAGATGAGCTTCATAACGGAAGAAGACATCATTAAGATGACGGAAAACTACCTTGCCGGCCTCTTCCTCGAGATACTCGGCGAGAAAGTTGAAACTCCCTTTCCCAGGCTGACATGGAAAGAGGCCATGGATCTCTACGGCAGCGACAAGCCCGACATGAGGATCCCGATGCAGATGACGGATCTTGCCGAAGTCTTCGCCGGAGGTGAAAATCCATTCTCAGCGCTGGTCGAAAAAGGCGGCACGATAAAAGGACTGAGACTTCCCGGAGGGGCTGCGCTCTCACGCAAGGAGCTATCAGATCTTGAAAACAGGGCAAAAGCGCTCGGAGCAAAGGGAATGGCGAACTTCCAGATCAAAGAGGGCGAACTGAAGGGCCCGCTTGTCAAGTTCCTTGATGAAGATCGGATATCAATGCTCAGGTCGCTTTCGGAGATCGATGACGGGGACGCGCTTTTCATAATGGCAGACGAGAAATGGCGCAAAGCCTGTGAAATACTGGGGCAGATCCGTCTTGAGCTTGGCAGGGAGAGAGGAATGGCTGAAGGGTCTTTCAGGTTCCTCTGGGTAACTGAATTCCCGCTTCTTGAATGGGATGAAGAGACCGGAAGATATACGGCAGTCCATCATCCCTTTACTGCTCCCATGAACGAAGATGTAGAATTCCTCCTCGCCGAGCCCGGCAAGGTGCGCTCCCGCGCATATGACGTAGTCCTCAACGGGAACGAGATCGGCGGAGGCTCAATAAGGATACATGACCCCGAGATGCAGGCGAAGGCGTTCCAGGCTCTTAATTTCACACCTGAAGCGGCAAAGGAGCGTTTCGGATTCCTTCTCGAAGGCCTCAGCTTCGGAACACCTCCACACGGAGGCATCGCCCTGGGTCTTGACAGGCTTGTGATGCTTATATGCGGGTGCAGGTCTATAAGGGACGTGATGGCTTTCCCGAAGAACCAGAAGGCGCAGTGTCCGATGACAGATGCTCCCAACTTTGTAGATGAAAAGCAGCTTGACGAGCTTGCCATAAAAACCGTAGATCCGATGTTGCTTTAAGCGGTCAGATAACTTATCAGATCAGTTAGGCTCCCGGACGCATAGTCCCGGGGGCCTTTTCTTTTTGTGCCTGAGGGAGGGCGCCTGTTCTTATAAGGTATAATTTATCATCTCCACCGTCTTTCCCGCATTATTTTGGTGTAACTGCCAGCTGATTCGCGCAACTCGTAACTCGTTGGCTCTCTGGCCGTGAGCGGGAAACCAGCACCTTAAAGATTTTAAACTCTCAGATCACCGCTCACGAATATGCAGAAAAGATATAAAAAGAAGATCAAAGTTCAATATTAAAAACAGGTGGGAAAGTTCAGGTATAATTTAACAAGATAAAATAATAATACTGGAGGGATGACATATGGCAAAGGTCCGTTTTTTGGGACACAGTTCCTTTTACATTGAAGGAGAGGGTCTGAAGGCCCTGATAGACCCCTTCCTTGAAGGCAACCCCTCAGCGGCTGCCAAACCCGAAGAGTTCAGCGGCATCAACGCGATATTCCTCACCCACGGCCATGGCGACCACATGGGCAGCACCATTGAGATCGCGAAAAAAAATGATGCGGTCGTATTTACCTGCAACGAAATGGCAGGGTACCTTTCCTCGAAGGGTATAAAGACCGAGGGCATGCATATCGGGGGAAGGGCCGTCTTCCCGTTTGGAAAGGTAAAACTGACCCCGGCATGGCACGGATGTCCCATCGTGGAGGGTAAAGAAGTCAGGTACGGCGGAGTTGCCTGCGGTTTTGTAATAGAGGTGGATGGCAAGAAAATTTATCATTCGGGCGATACCGGCCTGACAATGGAAATGTCGCTGCTTGAGGATGAAAATATCGACGTGGCGCTTTTGCCAATAGGCGGTTACTACACGATGGACGTCGAAGATGCGGCAAGAGCGGTAAGGATGATAAAGCCGAGGGTAGCGATACCGATGCACTATAATACCTTTCCCAGGATCGAAGCTGATCCGGAAGAATTTGCAGGCCTTGTGGGCGAGATGTTCACCGCAGTAAAGATACTGGCTCCCGGAGAAGAATACGAGTTCTAAATATATATACAGACTGTTCTGCCTCTTCTGGCGAACTTGCATTAATCTTTTGTTGGGATACAATTAGATGAGGACCAAAATATAAGTATTCCGGCCGGGAGGAGATTCCTATGGATGTAAATAGCAAGTCGTACCAGGAACTGTTGAAGAAAAGGCCCCTTAATGTTCAGTCTCGCTTTGGCAGTGAGGCAATGGGTCTTGTGAGTGGGAGAGATATCGTTGCGGCAGCTAAGGAAGTCGATTCTATCGTGCTGGCGGCAAACGCCAGGCACCCACTTGTGATCAAGGCTGTTCTGCAGGCTGCAAAGAAGAAAAATGCAGCTGTTTTGATCGAACTTGCCAAGTCTGAGTCCACTTACTGCGGATCGAATTACGACAACATCCCTGACTACGCGCTTAAGTACTCGTCAGAGATGGGGCACGGAGCCGTATTCGGCCTTCACGTCGACCACTACGCCATCAAGGGGCATGAAGATGTTCTCAAGGGAGTCGCGCATCTTTCAAAGATCCTTGTCAACGGATTTACCTCAGTTGCGATAGACGCATCCCACCTTGACGACTATGACAACTTTGTCGCAACCAGATCGATCGCCGGATGGCTCCCGTCAGAACTCGGACTTGAAGTAGAAGTTGGCGAGATCAAAGGTCCCGGTGAACTTTCGACAGTAGAAGAGGCAAAGTATTTTATCGGAGGGCTTAACGCCTGGGGCATATTCCCGGACTACCTTGCGATTTCAAACGGAAGCCTCCACGGAACATACGACCCGACCGTCGGCCAGATGGAAGGTATAGACCTGACCAGGACGAAAGAGATAGCCGACGTGATCGCCCCATACGGAGTTACGATCGCGCAGCACGGAATTTCCGGAACGCCTCTCGACAAGGTCTCCACCTTCAGAAAGTACGGCATCAGGAAAGGCAATGTTGCAACCCTCTTCCAGAACGTCTACTTCGGGATCAAAATGGACCCCGAGACCGGCAACGCCATAACCGAGGGCGGTACCTACACGAAAGAGGCCGACAGAGGCATCTCAGCAGAACTCTGGAACGAAATAGTCACGGCTGGCGACAGCAAGGGCATGAGCAGGAAGAGCGGCGACTACAAAAAGCTCAACCTTCCCTTCTGTGACAGGATACTTGCAGAGCCGCAGCCGGTAATCGACAGGATCGTCGATGAAATGCAGTACTGGGCTGAGAGGTTCATAGTTGCATTTGGTGCCGAGGGAAGCGCGGATGCAGTAGCCGAGGTGATGTCACGCCGTCCGGACCAGAATGCGTCGCCTGACAGGAAAGTCCTTGGATGCAGGTCGGACTTCACGGCAAGGAACGCTCCCGGAAAAGGTGCCAACGACGGAAACAATTACGACGACTAAATTTTAAATTGAGTTAATAAATTGTTTGGCGGCAGAGTGCATGGTATTGTGCACCTGCCGCTTTTGTTTTGCAACAATTTTTTATGCTGATCTAAATACTAAAATTTAAATAAATTTTAAAATTTCTTAAAGAACTAAGTTTTACTGATAATACTTATAATTATTACTATTTTTCTTAGGTAAATATTTTAAAGTTGCACATAATGTAATATTCTGAACATTGTGGTATGATTTGCTCGTAACGGTTTTCATTATCTTATTCTAACAGGGAGATGATATTTGATATGAAGATCGGATGTCCAAAGGAGATCAAGAACCGCGAATACAGAGTGGGACTTACTCCGGCTGCTGCTTCAACCTATGTGGGCGCCGGCCATGAGGTCTTTGTCGAAAAAGGTGCGGGACTTCAGGCAGGCTTCAGTGACAGCGAATATATTTCTGCAGGCGCTAAGATCTTTGACTTGGCCGAACATATCTGGGAATCCGCGGATATGATCGTCAAAGTCAAGGAACCCCTCAAACCTGAATATGGCCTTATGAGGGAATCTCAAATCATTTTCACTTATTTTCATTTTGCTGCGTGCGAGGAGCTGACCAAGGCATGTCTTAAGTCAGGATCGACATGCGTTGCCTATGAACTTGTCTCAGAAGAATGGGGTCTTCCCCTCCTTCAGCCTATGAGTGAAGTTGCGGGAAGAATGTCTGTGATAATGGGAGCATATTATATGGGAAGGCCTTACGGCGGAAGCGGACTTCTTCCGATGGGAGTTCCGGGAGTTTCTCCTGCAAATGTATTTGTTATCGGCGGCGGCACTGTCGGAGTAAATGCGGCTAAGGTCGCATCCGGGCTTGGAGCCAAAGTTACGATAGCGGACATCAACCACAGAAAGCTCGCCTACCTGGCAGATGTAATGCCTTCTAACTGCGTCTCTGTCTACAGTGACTCGATGACCATTGCCAACACGATAAAAGAATCGGACCTTGTGATCGGAGCTGTCCTTCTGCCCGGCGGGGCAAAGGCGCCAAAGCTTGTAAAGAGGGAGCACCTCAAAACGATGCGGCCGGGATCCGTCTTTGTTGATGTGGCGATCGACCAGGGCGGGATAGGCGAGACCTCCCACCCTACCAGCCACGACGATCCCGTATTTATCGAAGAGGGCGTAGTCCATTACTGCGTTGCTAACATGCCGGGCGCATACGCAAGGACTTCGGCCATAGCCCTTTCAAATGCAACGGTCACTTACGGAGTGCAGATAGCATCTCAGGGGATCGTAAGGGCCTGTGAGGAAAACAGGGCTATCTGCAAGGGGCTGTCCATCCACAGGCACAGGCTTACTCTGCCTGTAGTAGCCGACACCTTCAAAATGGACCAAGAATATACGGAGGCTCTAGCCGCATTGAAGCTGTGAGGTATTGACCTTTAGTGCTGATTCAACAATAGTTGTACAAAGAATAAAACAGAGGGCGAAACTTCTTCTTGGTTTCGCCCTCTGTTTTATAAAGTTTGATCACATCCATCTCTTAAGGTTTGAGAGGAAAAGTTTGTGTACATGCTTTGAAACCGGTCCGGGGTGCCCGTTTCCTATAGTCTGGTCACCGACGCTTATCACCGGAAGGACCTCTTTGATAGATCCTGAGATGAATGCTTCTTCCGCCTGTGAAAGTTCGCTTTCAAGAGGACACCTTTCCTCGACAGTGAAGTTGTTTTCTTTCAGCAGGGTGATCAATATTTCCCTCGTTATGCCCCTGAGGACCTTTCCGACCGGAGCAGTAACTATCTTTCCGTCCTTGCAGAGAA
This window harbors:
- the aspS gene encoding aspartate--tRNA ligase translates to MERYYDSSWQRTMFCGQARLEDSGRGVILNGWLRCRRDLGGIIFIELWDKTGVTQVVFNPELNAEAHKRASSLRNEYVLAVKGTVRKRPEGTENPELATGSVELLVDDFIILAPSKLIPFEMDNADSVNEDLRLKYRYLDLRRETMQKNLMTRHRVTRYTRNYFGDNGFMEIETPMLTKSTPEGARDYLVPSRVNPGKFYALPQSPQLFKQLLMVSGCDRYMQIVKCFRDEDLRADRQPEFTQIDVEMSFITEEDIIKMTENYLAGLFLEILGEKVETPFPRLTWKEAMDLYGSDKPDMRIPMQMTDLAEVFAGGENPFSALVEKGGTIKGLRLPGGAALSRKELSDLENRAKALGAKGMANFQIKEGELKGPLVKFLDEDRISMLRSLSEIDDGDALFIMADEKWRKACEILGQIRLELGRERGMAEGSFRFLWVTEFPLLEWDEETGRYTAVHHPFTAPMNEDVEFLLAEPGKVRSRAYDVVLNGNEIGGGSIRIHDPEMQAKAFQALNFTPEAAKERFGFLLEGLSFGTPPHGGIALGLDRLVMLICGCRSIRDVMAFPKNQKAQCPMTDAPNFVDEKQLDELAIKTVDPMLL
- a CDS encoding metal-dependent hydrolase, producing MAKVRFLGHSSFYIEGEGLKALIDPFLEGNPSAAAKPEEFSGINAIFLTHGHGDHMGSTIEIAKKNDAVVFTCNEMAGYLSSKGIKTEGMHIGGRAVFPFGKVKLTPAWHGCPIVEGKEVRYGGVACGFVIEVDGKKIYHSGDTGLTMEMSLLEDENIDVALLPIGGYYTMDVEDAARAVRMIKPRVAIPMHYNTFPRIEADPEEFAGLVGEMFTAVKILAPGEEYEF
- a CDS encoding class II fructose-bisphosphate aldolase; translation: MDVNSKSYQELLKKRPLNVQSRFGSEAMGLVSGRDIVAAAKEVDSIVLAANARHPLVIKAVLQAAKKKNAAVLIELAKSESTYCGSNYDNIPDYALKYSSEMGHGAVFGLHVDHYAIKGHEDVLKGVAHLSKILVNGFTSVAIDASHLDDYDNFVATRSIAGWLPSELGLEVEVGEIKGPGELSTVEEAKYFIGGLNAWGIFPDYLAISNGSLHGTYDPTVGQMEGIDLTRTKEIADVIAPYGVTIAQHGISGTPLDKVSTFRKYGIRKGNVATLFQNVYFGIKMDPETGNAITEGGTYTKEADRGISAELWNEIVTAGDSKGMSRKSGDYKKLNLPFCDRILAEPQPVIDRIVDEMQYWAERFIVAFGAEGSADAVAEVMSRRPDQNASPDRKVLGCRSDFTARNAPGKGANDGNNYDD
- the ald gene encoding alanine dehydrogenase gives rise to the protein MKIGCPKEIKNREYRVGLTPAAASTYVGAGHEVFVEKGAGLQAGFSDSEYISAGAKIFDLAEHIWESADMIVKVKEPLKPEYGLMRESQIIFTYFHFAACEELTKACLKSGSTCVAYELVSEEWGLPLLQPMSEVAGRMSVIMGAYYMGRPYGGSGLLPMGVPGVSPANVFVIGGGTVGVNAAKVASGLGAKVTIADINHRKLAYLADVMPSNCVSVYSDSMTIANTIKESDLVIGAVLLPGGAKAPKLVKREHLKTMRPGSVFVDVAIDQGGIGETSHPTSHDDPVFIEEGVVHYCVANMPGAYARTSAIALSNATVTYGVQIASQGIVRACEENRAICKGLSIHRHRLTLPVVADTFKMDQEYTEALAALKL